The sequence CGCCTCGATAATTTCTTCCTTATTTAAGGTAGCCACAATGAACCTCCGTTGAAATGAGATGAATAATTCGTTTTTTATTTTCGTTTATTGCTCAGCGCTCTTTTTATCCTTGAGCGCATTGAGAGTGCCGGTAAGCTTGGATAGAATCCCGTTAAGGGCAGCAGCGAATTTACCCATGGGAGCCTGGAGGCAACCCAAAAGCTGAGCAAGAAGCTCTTCGCGGCTTGGAATATCGGCAAGCTTTATAGCATCTTCGGCACTGAAATATGTTCCATCAACAAAAGCCAGTTTCAAACCCAGAAGTTCTTTATTTTCCTTCTGGAAGTCCCTGATAATCTTTGCCGGAGCAGTTCCATCCTCAGGAGCAACTGCAACCGCAGTGGGACCCTTGAAATGAGGCATCAGATCTTCTTTTCCAACTCTCTTTGCCGCCTCTCTGGCCAGAGTATTTTTTACCACTACAAACGTGATTCCCTTTTTACGGAAATCAGAACGAAGTCTGGTAACCTTCTCTACATCGATTTTGTTGTTATCAGCGAGATAGATTCCGCTTGCATCCCGGAATTTATTCTCCAGTTCCTCTATGACCGTTGTTCTTTCAAGTCTTGTTGACATTGCGCCCCAAACCCTTTTTGCAGTTTCCTACTTTAAATCGTTCTGGTTGATTTTTATCCCCTGCCCCATCGTGCTGGTGAGGCTGACTTTCTTTATGTACTGGCCTTTTGCCGTTGCCGGTTTGGCCTTCAGAACAGCCTCCATGAAAGCTTTCGTATTTTCCAGAATCTTTTGAGATTCGAAAGAAAGCTTGCCAAGCGGAGCATGAAGAATACCAGCTTTATCGACACGGAACTCTACTTTTCCCTTTTTCATCTCTTTAATAGCCTTACCGATATCCATAGTAACTGTACCCACTTTGGGATTAGGCATAAGGCCCCTGGTTCCAAGAATTTTTCCCAGCTTTCCAACTACCTTCATCATATCCGGAGTAGCCACAACAGCATCGAATTCAAGCCAGCCGCCCTTTATCTTTTCTGCCAGATCATCGCCGCCCACGTAGTCGGCACCGGCTTCCCTGGCTTCAGCTTCCTTTTCTCCCTGTGCAAATGCAAGTACTCTAATGGTTTTACCCAGACCGTGAGGAAGAACTGCCGCACCTCTTACAGCCTGATCGCTTTTGCGGGAATCAACGCCCAGGACAACCGCGATTTCTACTGTCTCATCAAACTTTGTAAAGGAGTTTGATTTAAGAAACTCAATCGCCTCAAGAGCACCATACTCTTTAAGTTTATCAACTTTTTTATAAACCGTATTGTACTTCTTACCGTGTTTCATGAAAAGACTCCCTTGAATTTACCAGGCTTCAGCCTCAGTCGGCGATATTGACTCCCATGCTTCTGGCAGTGCCCGTAACTGTATTCATAGCGGCTTCCACACTTGCGGCATTAAGATCGGCCAGTTTCATCTCAGCAATTTTCCTGACCTGCGCCTTTGTAATAGTGCCGATTTTTTCTTTGTTGGGAACTCCAGAACCCTTTTCCTTTCCTAATTCCTTCAGGATAAGAACAGCAACTGGTGGAGTTTTGGTGATAAATGTAAATGACCTGTCGGAATAGACAGTTATCACAACCGGAATAGTAAGTCCCGGGGAATCCTTTGTACGGGCATTGAAAGCCTTACAGAATTCCATGATATTGACACCCTGCTGT is a genomic window of Fibrobacter sp. containing:
- a CDS encoding 50S ribosomal protein L10, whose amino-acid sequence is MSTRLERTTVIEELENKFRDASGIYLADNNKIDVEKVTRLRSDFRKKGITFVVVKNTLAREAAKRVGKEDLMPHFKGPTAVAVAPEDGTAPAKIIRDFQKENKELLGLKLAFVDGTYFSAEDAIKLADIPSREELLAQLLGCLQAPMGKFAAALNGILSKLTGTLNALKDKKSAEQ
- a CDS encoding 50S ribosomal protein L1, yielding MKHGKKYNTVYKKVDKLKEYGALEAIEFLKSNSFTKFDETVEIAVVLGVDSRKSDQAVRGAAVLPHGLGKTIRVLAFAQGEKEAEAREAGADYVGGDDLAEKIKGGWLEFDAVVATPDMMKVVGKLGKILGTRGLMPNPKVGTVTMDIGKAIKEMKKGKVEFRVDKAGILHAPLGKLSFESQKILENTKAFMEAVLKAKPATAKGQYIKKVSLTSTMGQGIKINQNDLK
- the rplK gene encoding 50S ribosomal protein L11, with amino-acid sequence MAKKIVGQIKLQIPGGAANPAPPVGPALGQQGVNIMEFCKAFNARTKDSPGLTIPVVITVYSDRSFTFITKTPPVAVLILKELGKEKGSGVPNKEKIGTITKAQVRKIAEMKLADLNAASVEAAMNTVTGTARSMGVNIAD